A single region of the Globicephala melas chromosome 12, mGloMel1.2, whole genome shotgun sequence genome encodes:
- the CIAO1 gene encoding probable cytosolic iron-sulfur protein assembly protein CIAO1 produces the protein MKDSLVLLGRILAHPDSRCWFLAWNPAGTLLASCGGDRSVRIWGREGDSWICKSVLCEGHQRTVRKVAWSPCGNYLASASFDATTCIWKKKNDDFECVTTLEGHENEVKSVAWAPSGNLLATCSRDKSVWVWEVDEEDEYECVSVLNSHTQDVKHVVWHPSQELLASASYDDTVKLYREEEDDWVCCATLEGHESTVWSLAFDPSGQRLASCSDDRTVRIWHQYLPGNEQGVACSGSDPSWKCICTLSGFHSRTIYDVAWCQLTGALATACGDDAIRVFEEDPGSDLQQPTFSVTAHVPQAHSQDVNCVAWNPKERGLLASCSDDGELAFWKYQPSEGL, from the exons ATGAAGGACTCGCTGGTGCTGCTTGGCCGTATCCTGGCGCACCCGGACTCCCGCTGCTGGTTCCTGGCCTGGAACCCCGCGGGAACCTTGCTGGCCTCGTGCGGGGGCGACCGGAGTGTCCGCATCTGGGGCAGGGAGG GTGACAGCTGGATCTGCAAATCTGTCCTTTGTGAAGGCCACCAGCGCACCGTGCGGAAGGTGGCCTGGTCTCCCTGTGGGAATTACCTGGCCTCTGCCAGCTTTGATGCTACCACTTGCATTTGGAAGAAGAAGAATGATGACTTTGAG TGTGTAACCACTCTGGAGGGCCATGAAAATGAGGTCAAGTCGGTAGCCTGGGCCCCATCTGGCAACCTCCTTGCCACCTGCAGCCGAGATAAGAGTGTGTGGGTCTGGGAAG TTGATGAAGAAGACGAGTATGAATGTGTTAGTGTCCTCAACTCTCACACACAGGATGTCAAGCATGTGGTTTGGCACCCGAGCCAGGAG CTGTTAGCCTCTGCCAGCTATGACGACACAGTGAAGCTCTACCGGGAGGAAGAGGATGACTGGGTATGCTGTGCCACCCTCGAAGGCCACGAATCCACCGTGTGGAGCTTGGCCTTTGACCCCAGTGGCCAGCGCCTGGCCTCTTGCAGTGATGACCGTACCGTGCGCATCTGGCACCAGTATCTACCGGGCAATGAGCAAG GGGTGGCGTGCAGCGGCTCTGACCCTAGCTGGAAATGTATCTGCACCTTGTCAGGCTTCCACTCCAGGACCATTTACGATGTCGCTTG GTGTCAGCTGACAGGGGCCCTGGCTACCGCCTGTGGGGATGATGCCATCCGAGTATTTGAGGAGGATCCCGGCTCAGATCTGCAGCAGCCCACCTTCTCCGTGACGGCCCACGTGCCTCAGGCCCATTCCCAGGATGTCAACTGTGTGGCCTGGAATCCCAAGGAGCGGGGGCTCCTGGCCTCCTGCAGTGACGATGGAGAGTTGGCCTTCTGGAAATATCAGCCGTCTGAAGGCCTCTGA